The Rhinoderma darwinii isolate aRhiDar2 chromosome 8, aRhiDar2.hap1, whole genome shotgun sequence genome has a window encoding:
- the LOC142658720 gene encoding ankyrin repeat and SOCS box protein 12-like isoform X2 codes for MDNPEYLTCLLSEDKYKKLVNSQSGWGVPVTPLRLAASKGSLECLKVLLAYGAEVDILDVKAQTPLFTAVSAGHFDCVRELLKAGACPSGSIYNNCTPVLNAAREGNASILRELLDYGAEPNVKCKLPDWTTHIATTTGPLYLSAVYGHLECFRTLLLYGADPDYNCTDEKLLKRIKHPKTVLDVCLKHGCRTLFVKLLVDFGANVYLPDINISKSFPNHEAMEFLVRERVHPKSLMSQCRLTILNWVRQVGKTHDLHQLEIPQTMIRYILHET; via the exons ATGGATAACCCTGAATACCTAacgtgtctactttcagaagacaaATATAAGAAATTGGTCAACAGTCAAAGTGGTTGGGGTGTTCCAGTAACTCCTCTTCGCTTGGCTGCCTCCAAAGGTTCTCTAGAATGCTTAAAGGTTCTCCTGGCTTATGGGGCAGAAGTGGACATCTTAGATGTGAAGGCCCAAACCCCTTTATTCACCGCAGTCAGTGCTGGTCATTTTGATTGTGTCAGAGAATTACTCAAGGCTGGAGCTTGTCCTTCAGGAAGCATATATAACAACTGCACTCCTGTACTGAATGCTGCCAGGGAAGGAAATGCCAGTATCTTACGAGAACTCTTAGATTATGGGGCAGAACCTAATGTCAAATGCAAATTACCTGACTGGACTACACACATTGCAACAACCACAGGACCATTGTACCTCTCAGCTGTCTATGGGCACCTTGAGTGTTTTAGGACCCTGCTCCTTTATGGGGCTGACCCAGATTACAACTGCACAGATGAGAAACTTCTGAAAAGGATAAAACATCCTAAGACTGTACTAGATGTGTGCCTGAAACATGGATGTAGGACATTGTTTGTGAAATTACTTGTTGATTTTGGAGCTAATGTCTATTTGCCTGACATCAATATCTCCAAGTCGTTCCCCAATCACGAGGCAATGGAATTTCTGGTGAGAGAAAGAG TACATCCAAAGTCACTGATGTCCCAGTGCCGATTGACTATCCTGAACTGGGTGAGACAAGTAGGGAAAACGCACGATCTCCACCAGTTAGAGATCCCTCAGACAATGATCAGATATATCCTACATGAGACTTAA
- the LOC142658720 gene encoding ankyrin repeat and SOCS box protein 12-like isoform X1, with protein MVICRCLQMSVMDITKMFSILRPREEDEGTAEQDRELHLAVTMDNPEYLTCLLSEDKYKKLVNSQSGWGVPVTPLRLAASKGSLECLKVLLAYGAEVDILDVKAQTPLFTAVSAGHFDCVRELLKAGACPSGSIYNNCTPVLNAAREGNASILRELLDYGAEPNVKCKLPDWTTHIATTTGPLYLSAVYGHLECFRTLLLYGADPDYNCTDEKLLKRIKHPKTVLDVCLKHGCRTLFVKLLVDFGANVYLPDINISKSFPNHEAMEFLVRERVHPKSLMSQCRLTILNWVRQVGKTHDLHQLEIPQTMIRYILHET; from the exons ATGGTAATCTGCAGATGTCTACAGATGAGTGTCATGGATATCACAAAGATGTTTTCCATTCTAAGGCCAAGAGAAGAAGACGAAGGGACAGCTGAACAGGACCGCGAGCTTCATCTGGCGGTGACAATGGATAACCCTGAATACCTAacgtgtctactttcagaagacaaATATAAGAAATTGGTCAACAGTCAAAGTGGTTGGGGTGTTCCAGTAACTCCTCTTCGCTTGGCTGCCTCCAAAGGTTCTCTAGAATGCTTAAAGGTTCTCCTGGCTTATGGGGCAGAAGTGGACATCTTAGATGTGAAGGCCCAAACCCCTTTATTCACCGCAGTCAGTGCTGGTCATTTTGATTGTGTCAGAGAATTACTCAAGGCTGGAGCTTGTCCTTCAGGAAGCATATATAACAACTGCACTCCTGTACTGAATGCTGCCAGGGAAGGAAATGCCAGTATCTTACGAGAACTCTTAGATTATGGGGCAGAACCTAATGTCAAATGCAAATTACCTGACTGGACTACACACATTGCAACAACCACAGGACCATTGTACCTCTCAGCTGTCTATGGGCACCTTGAGTGTTTTAGGACCCTGCTCCTTTATGGGGCTGACCCAGATTACAACTGCACAGATGAGAAACTTCTGAAAAGGATAAAACATCCTAAGACTGTACTAGATGTGTGCCTGAAACATGGATGTAGGACATTGTTTGTGAAATTACTTGTTGATTTTGGAGCTAATGTCTATTTGCCTGACATCAATATCTCCAAGTCGTTCCCCAATCACGAGGCAATGGAATTTCTGGTGAGAGAAAGAG TACATCCAAAGTCACTGATGTCCCAGTGCCGATTGACTATCCTGAACTGGGTGAGACAAGTAGGGAAAACGCACGATCTCCACCAGTTAGAGATCCCTCAGACAATGATCAGATATATCCTACATGAGACTTAA